In the Aneurinibacillus soli genome, one interval contains:
- the aroA gene encoding 3-phosphoshikimate 1-carboxyvinyltransferase — protein sequence MQTVKRAGRIHGDVRVPGDKSISHRAVMFSALAKGTTRIDGFLAGADCLSTISCFRRLGIDIEQNGENVTVQGKGWFGLTEPQDILDIGNSGTTIRLMMGILSTQPFHSVLIGDESIARRPMKRVTGPLRQMGADIAGRQNGEYTPLSIRGGKLNGVEYHSPVSSAQVKSAVLLAGLQAEGETVVYEPECSRDHTERMLRSFGVDMESFDGGVRVRGGQQLISPGDVHVPGDISSAAFLLAAAAIVPDSHLMIRNVGVNPTRTGIIDVLKQMGANLTLHNEREVNGEPVADIEIKYAPLTAVEIGGSLIPRLIDEVPVIAVLATQAEGTTIIRDAAELKVKETNRIDTVVAELRKFGAGIEPTEDGMRIQGRTTLSGAVCDSHGDHRIGMAMAIAGLVAEGTTGITQTEAVNVSFPGFFELIQTVQLPDEK from the coding sequence ATGCAAACTGTAAAACGTGCCGGGCGTATTCATGGAGATGTACGTGTGCCGGGTGATAAGTCCATTTCACATCGTGCAGTCATGTTTAGTGCGCTGGCGAAAGGTACGACACGGATTGATGGATTTCTCGCGGGTGCGGACTGCTTAAGTACGATTTCGTGTTTTCGTAGACTCGGCATCGACATTGAGCAGAACGGCGAAAATGTAACGGTACAGGGAAAGGGCTGGTTCGGGCTGACAGAGCCGCAGGATATCCTGGATATCGGCAATTCGGGAACGACCATTCGATTGATGATGGGGATTCTTTCCACGCAACCATTTCATAGTGTGCTGATCGGGGATGAATCGATCGCCCGCCGTCCGATGAAGCGGGTAACAGGGCCGCTTCGCCAGATGGGAGCCGATATTGCGGGACGTCAGAATGGCGAATACACGCCGCTGTCTATACGTGGAGGCAAACTGAATGGAGTGGAGTACCACTCTCCTGTAAGCAGCGCACAGGTCAAGTCAGCCGTGCTTTTGGCTGGACTGCAGGCTGAGGGGGAGACCGTTGTATATGAACCCGAATGCTCCCGCGACCATACAGAGCGGATGCTGCGTTCATTCGGGGTAGACATGGAGTCATTCGATGGCGGAGTTCGCGTACGTGGTGGACAGCAGCTTATATCACCGGGAGATGTGCATGTGCCGGGCGATATCTCATCCGCTGCCTTTCTGCTTGCGGCGGCAGCGATTGTGCCAGACAGCCATCTGATGATCCGGAATGTAGGGGTTAATCCGACCCGGACCGGTATCATTGATGTACTCAAGCAGATGGGAGCGAACCTTACCCTGCATAATGAGCGGGAAGTGAATGGGGAGCCAGTAGCAGATATTGAGATCAAGTATGCTCCACTTACAGCGGTGGAAATCGGAGGCTCACTGATTCCGCGCTTGATTGATGAAGTACCTGTCATTGCAGTGCTTGCAACACAAGCGGAAGGCACAACCATCATTCGGGATGCGGCTGAGTTAAAAGTGAAGGAAACGAATCGAATTGATACCGTTGTAGCGGAGCTGCGCAAATTCGGAGCGGGTATTGAACCGACAGAAGACGGGATGCGTATTCAAGGCCGAACTACGCTGTCCGGTGCGGTATGTGACAGCCATGGCGATCATCGCATTGGGATGGCGATGGCGATTGCAGGGCTTGTTGCAGAAGGTACAACAGGGATTACGCAGACGGAAGCGGTAAATGTCTCGTTCCCGGGCTTTTTTGAGCTGATTCAGACCGTTCAGCTTCCGGATGAAAAATAA
- a CDS encoding aspartyl-phosphate phosphatase Spo0E family protein encodes MEEKRLIQLIKEKQGVMHTTYLHAGKNLRDEKVLAASEEIDHLINAIMRRQIFTHKIGFTEGQDTCLHLSTSHS; translated from the coding sequence ATGGAGGAGAAAAGATTGATTCAGTTAATTAAAGAGAAGCAAGGTGTAATGCATACTACCTATTTGCATGCGGGAAAAAACTTAAGAGACGAGAAAGTATTGGCCGCAAGCGAAGAAATCGATCATTTGATCAATGCCATTATGCGCAGACAAATATTCACACATAAAATAGGTTTTACGGAAGGACAAGACACCTGTCTACATCTGTCTACATCTCACAGTTAG